From the genome of Lemur catta isolate mLemCat1 chromosome 18, mLemCat1.pri, whole genome shotgun sequence:
GTCTGGTGAGGGTCCTAAGGGACTAGTGGTATTGTCTGGTGAGGGTTTTGAGGAACCGTTACAATGTGATGGGAAGATTGGTGGGGATTCTGATATACAATGGTATGGTGGCATGGATGTGGGTACAACGTTAAGTTCTGATGAGGCTCTTGGGGGATTCTGGGGAACCCAATGGTACAGTctagtgggggtggggcagtcaGCCCACGGAGGTTCGTAGGGAGCCTCACCTGGGCGGTGATATAACCCGGTCACCGTGTTCCCGTAGAACCCCCACGCCAGCTGGATTCCCAGGAGACTTAGCACCAACCACAGCAGCAGCAACTTGAAGAGGGTTACGCGCATGTCCTGCGCCTCCCATTCCCGCAAGAACTCGCTGCCCAGAGCGCCCAGCGCGCCTAACACCGTGGCCGGCAGACTTTGCAAGGATTGCCCCGACCAGTGCTCCGCCATGACTGGCCTGCGCCCTGCCCAGGGTACCGTCACCGTAGTCACCACCACGCAGGCGTGCGGGCTTCCGGGGCCAGACTCGTTAGTGCGCACGCGCAAACCCAGGCAGGGAGGGCGTACCTCGTTTGCGCGAAGAGTTGGCAGTTGAGGGAGGAGTATTAAAAGCGCGCACGCGCACCTAGCCCCACCCTCCTTACTTAAAGGATGAGTGACTCCGGGAGCATAAAATAGCAACCAGGTCTTTTATAGCCCTGGAGTTCCCGTGATGCCCTACGCGGCTGCAATGATTGGTTAAGCACCTAGCTTTTAGGGCGTGGACGCGCTCCTGGGCAATCGTGGCTGAGCTGtgggtgcgcgcgcgcgcgcgcgggaCCGCGACGGTGGCCGGCTCGAGCCCGCTGGGCGGTCGGGGGCGCGCACGTCGCTCCCCGCcctcccgccgccgcccgccctcGCTCGCTCGCACTCCCCGCCCGCCGCCTGCGGTCCTCCGTCGGTTGTCTCGTTAGTCCGCGGTCGCCTCTTCTGCCACCAGTTCTCGTCTCCGAGCTTGCGACTGGCGGACAGGAGTCCTCGGTAGGAAGAGGCCGGACTCAGAGTCGTCGCCTGAGGTGAGCGGGAAGGTTTCCTCCCAGCGCCGAGGCGCCCCGGGCCCGCCCGCCCGGCACTCTTCCGGCCACCCGCCTGCCGCCCCGCCGCGGCCGCGCCCCACCTGCTGCTCCCGGCCAGCCGCCCCTGGCCCCAGATCCTGACTCTTCGCCCGGCCCGGGGCCCCGCGCCCCGAGGCGGCGGCCCCGCCCGCGCAGTCCCCGGAAGCGCGCCCAGTCGCCTCGCCCTCAGTGCCCCTTCCCCCGCCCGACCGGCCTGGTGGAGCCCAAGCCGCCCGCCCGCGGTCCCCGGCGCTTCCTCTCTCCCGGCAGCGCTGGGCAGGGCGGGGGCTCCGAGACGGGCCCCGCGACCGCGCACTGTAGCCGGCCGCTGCAAAGCGCGCGTGGCTGTCAGAgttgaaatggaaagaaactcTTTACAACTCCATTTTGCCTTTTGCATTTAATGTGAAACGTGAATCACCCTTTAATACTGATTGAAGTCCAGTTATGCTTTgggtaggttttctttttttaatgcagtaCTCTTGGAGATTGTGTAAGTAAAAGATTGTGTTGAAATCTTGGGACTGTATTGAAGAAAAGGGTATTTTccagttgaaaataaaaaaaacgcTGTAATGATTTAAGCGATGTTGCATGAAAATAGATGGAGTTTTGCTTAGTCTAAGTTACTGCCTTTATTAGGAAGCACCTAAACATCTGTGCTTACTGGATCCACAGTAACAAGTCGTCTTCATTAAATAGCACAACTTTCATCCAAATTGATTTGGCCAAAAACCATATTTAGTAAGTTATGGTGGAAAATTGGCATCCGTTTTACCTCAGAGTTGGCCCCACTTGTGTTTTTTCgtagttctaattttaaaacttttgttggTGACTTGTTTGGTTCTTGTCTTTAAGACagtcttttgaaatgtttcttgcAGGTGTGTAATCAGATTATACTCCTCTCTGCCagatttaaagaggaaaaaacatttaaaaaaccaaaaagcccatactttaaaatgtatgtggTGAGAATTTTTCAACCACTTAGTGTCACACACTCAGATGTGTACTGTGTACCATGTGGATGATGGTTACTTTAGACATGGCtagatgggtgggtggggaaATTGTTTGAGCATTTGGCACAAGTGACAATGTTTGCACTGAAAATACTAGACTAGTTCTTAATTGTAAAGAATGGCGTAATTGAAGGATCTCTTGATAAATTGTCTTGATTTGTTCCATCTGCTTTTGTAGAGCACTGATGGCTTTTGGGGACATAAAATGGGTAAGGTGCAACTTATTTTGAGTCAAAGTCTAGTGCTAGACTTACACCCTTTGTTCTCATAAAAACCTGTGCTGGAAGGAAGACGTGAATATAAATATTGTATAGCTATTGATCTATTTCTTCATAGATTcagaattttatatgtaaaaggaCCTTCAGGACTGGTAATCCAATCCAtttgcagttgaggaaactgagttacagagacttaaataaattttccaaGATCATATGTCTAGTCAGGAGCATACcagaactatttttttctctgttaggtTTTCTTCATGTACTCCCAAATAGCTGGCCTAGAGTCAGGTAAAATTCAGGACTTCCAGCTTATACCAGTGTTTCTTCTTTGATACCTTGCTGATTGTGCATAGTTTGGAGAATCTGAAAAATTCGTTTGCCAAACAAATTCCAGTTCATTAGTTTTCACAGCACCCTCCCCTCTAACTGGATGGTCCCGCAGTCCATTGAAGGAGATAAATGAATGCACAGGGTTCCTGGCTGACCCAGTAATAGCTTTAGGTGTTTGGTTCTTGTTGAGGGACCAACTTCCAGAGCAAGGCCCAGACTTCCCTGCTCCAAAGCCAACATAATTAGTTCAGGGTAAGATGTTTTTAAGGCAACTGTGGACCCTTTTGGCTGTTGATTTGGGGTACTGCTTATATCACGTAAACAATCTCCTATGCACATGTATGTGGAATTGTTGGAGTATTTTCATAGTCCTGGTCTGTTTCTGTCAGttaactctttttaaaagtttatcctGGTCATGTGGGGGTGTAAGTTATTAGGAGAGTAAAAACAGGTAGCTCTTTAGGTGTTGCTGATGGGGTGGAGTCCATGTGGtgactggaggaggaggaggaggaggttgggTGCTACTTTGGTCTTCTTAATTGTGCTAGAGCTGAGAGATTCATGTTAACTCTCCTAATTTGAGCTTGATGGGCTTCTGTAGACAACACCTTGGGTTTAATTGCATTTTGGCTACTAGTGTTAATGATAAATGGCACATAACCACTGGATTTTAAAATTGGCcatgtttatagttttaaaaggttcctaagtattttatcctCCCCTACATTTAGTTTATCCTTTTGTGCACCTGTCCAGTGGAACTGTTTGCCTGTGtctacactttcttttttttttttgagagagagtctccctctgttgcccgggctagagtgagtaccgtggcgtcagcctagcccacagcaacctcaaactcctgggcttcagcgatcctactgcctcagcctcccgagtagctgggactacaggcatgcgccaccatacccggctaattttttctatatatattttagttggccagataatttctttctatttttagtagagacagggtcttgctcttgctcaggctggtctcgaactcctgacctcgagcgatccacctgcctcggcctcccagagtgctaggattacaggcgtgagccaccttgcccagccctgtgcctaCACCTTAACATAACTACATTTTAAACTTGTTAAAAGTATTTTACTATATATTCTGCTATTTGGGGACATGCTCACTGGTAAGTATTTGTgagattaataaattaaaattccaagACTGTGTGAAGTTGGTAATTACTGTAAAATCCCTATTTCAAGTGTTTCTATTTCAAGTGACTCATTTTTTAATCTGTGGTGCTGTATTAAGTGAAGGCCTCATACGCTCATAATTATGGTAGTCGTGTCTGAAAATCAGGCACTGAAGCTGCTCATACTGGGTGTTGGTCTCAGTTTATTGGTGCTTCCTCCAAATGattctgaatacatttttatagctaataataatcaaaatatgaaatacacTCTGTTAAATTGCAACCAGTATGCAGTTTATACCAAACTGAGTTTGATTGTTTTTTTAGAAGAATGGGTAAATGTGTTTAAGCATATTTATGATAGCATCTTCAagtgaagggaaagaggaaaatacagGCAGCCAATGAAATAAGTTTGGAGTGGAGTGAATGGACAAGTGGGAGATAAAATGAGATTAGAGAAGTGGACAGGGGCCAGATCATgtagggcctttaggaggtggGAAGTTCTTTGGTTTGTTCTGAGATGAGAAGTCATTCCATGTTTTTTAGTAGgggaatgacatgatctgatatttaaaaaaaacccaaactagAATCAGTCACTGTGAGTAGGAGTATATCTGGATCCATTCTGACTTTAAATAGTAAACTAATACTGATAATTTCTgacaaaaacatcaaaaagatTTCCTAATCTTACAATTTCCTTGACCTAATGACTTCAGCCTGTTTTATTTGAAGTCATTAGTTTTCTGACAGTTGCTTTTCAGTCTgtaagttctttttctttccttttcttttcttttttcttttttttttttttaagagacagtctcactcttgctcagactggtcttgaactcctgagctgaagtggccctcccgcctcagcctcccaggctgctaggattacgggcgtgagccactgtgcccagcctcagtcTGTAATTTCTTTGTAACATCTGtgttaaaaaggaaatgtaattttgtaatttgatgaaacaagttattaaaatgttcattgtaGTCTAGGTAGCAAGGATACAGGTAGtcactgtaaaattcttttaactttGATATAtggttgaaaatttttattataaaatgttggggaaaattTACAGAGGATTCactagtttccatttttttttttttttgctttaaaaagggcagcattaatttataatatttggaaaataaggtTGATTGTTTAGATTTTGTGTTAAGTGAAAGAGGCCAAGAGTTGTATAAATGTGATAAATTTGCTGGTATGTCAAAAATTCAATTCTGCACTTTTTCCCTCTCTTGGACTCTTCACTGAAGAGTTACTTAACGGAAGTTTGGGCAAGCCCATTTACATCctgtcctttgtttttttccttgtaaattgAATAGATATAATTCCtgatattttttatgttttatagccTTTCATCTCAGAAGTTCAAGGTACTTTGTCCAACCTTTGCCACCCAGGCCGTGCATCCTACAAGGCATTTGTAAGGTATGGAAATAGaagttttttcttccatttccctttctccatggaagaaaaattattattaatgtaaatTCTGGAAATGTGGGTATATATATCATCACTATTAATGATTCTCTTGTTCACAGGTCTTGAGATCTTTATCTTACTTCAGAACTTTTCTCTGTACTTATTTTCCTATCTCTCCATAAGATAATCCTATaagttcctttcttttgttttttattccaaGTGACATATTTTTCCTTAGATGAAATTACATTTCCAAACCTCTCCCTTGTTTAACGTTTAAGGAGATGAACTCACCGTATGACACACATACGTCTCTTACTTCTGGACCATTCCTTTTTATCTCTTCTGTTCTTCAtctttagattttaatttttttgattgaGTAGTCTGGTCATCTGTAATTTACTGCCTGTGCTGTTGATATGTCTAATTATCAATAGAAAATGAATCAACTATAGAATAAAGATCAAAGGATAATCCTCCCTCTTACCAGAGGGGTCAGCAGTGATACCGGCTTGGGGAGGGAACAATGTTAACTGTAGGTACCACAGCCTATCCAGGGCCTGTTCAGATATTTTGAACTCATTACAAATCAGGGAAATAGTTggaagcttattttattttacttaagaggcagggtcttgctgtgtaGTCCAGGCTGGGGTGCGGTAGCTATTCACAGTCTCCATCAGAGTGTATTACAGCCTAaaaactggcctcaagtgatctttccatcTCATCCTCCCTAGAAGCTGGGAACACATGCGCATGCCTCCACACCTGGCTAgtacaagtttttaatttaattggtaACATGATAAATATCCTGGTCTGGTATTTTCTACAGAAAATGCAGAAGAGTAGATGGTGAGGTAGAGGTTTTTCCCCCTACTGTTACTTGCTGCTACCACCTTTTTATAACTTAAGGGTGCTTggacaacatttttttttgttgttcttttttgggggcacagagtctcgctttgttgcctgggctaggctccagtgagtgccctggcattagcatagctcactgcaacctctggcctcagcctcctgagtagctgggactacaggcgctcgccacgatgcctgggtaattttttgtttccatttttagttgcctggctaattttttctacttttagtagagatgggtctcactcttgctcaggctggtctcgaactcctaacttcaagcaatcctcctgcctcggcctcccagagtgctaggattacaggcgtgagccactgcgcccggccttggaCAACTTCTAATCCATGTCGTTTCTGCTGTGTGTGTTTGGTAAACTATGATTGAAGAGTCTTCAATCATGAAGTTAGAAGCATTTATTTCATAATGTACCAGCTATGCAGACTTTATCTTTCAGAGTTACTattcttttatagtttctattaaGTTTTCCAGTTTTGCTAATTTTATGTCCTGACCATAGTTTCCTAAATTTATGGGAGAATGTTCTGGGCCCTAAAAAGCAGTCCCCATATAAAAACTGATGAATTCTTGCAAGAAAAAGGGACAAaagaatatagatttttattttttgaagctcATGGCTGCTCTAAAGCACAAGAATCCAagtccattatttttaaaaattgtttatgtttttactttaaGCATATGGTTGAAAATTCTACTTTTGCTACATGTACATTGTTATTCTTAT
Proteins encoded in this window:
- the TCTA gene encoding T-cell leukemia translocation-altered gene protein, with translation MAEHWSGQSLQSLPATVLGALGALGSEFLREWEAQDMRVTLFKLLLLWLVLSLLGIQLAWGFYGNTVTGLYHRPGLGSQNGSTPDGSTHFPSWEMAANEPLKTHRE